A region from the Vibrio chagasii genome encodes:
- a CDS encoding TIR domain-containing protein produces the protein MARKIFISYKYADADVAPLNLGLLDFEPTTARRYVDVLQSNLSIFDHINKGEKDDEDLSDFKDSTIRSKLRDKIFDSSITIVLITKGMKSSFQKESEQWIPWEISYSLRESTRGFKTSRPNAILAVVIPDRMGSYDYFIQNGSCIQCNCRILRTDTLFEVLRKNMFNQKLPELSNCDSNVHTGQSVYLGEPSYIKVVKWNDFIADIDGNLDLALKLRDNIDSYNITKTVTTSDSMASMNLFGR, from the coding sequence ATGGCTAGAAAAATTTTTATATCTTACAAATACGCCGATGCAGATGTCGCTCCGTTAAACCTAGGGTTATTAGACTTTGAGCCTACTACAGCTAGACGTTATGTCGATGTTTTACAGAGTAATTTGAGTATTTTCGACCACATAAATAAAGGTGAAAAAGACGACGAGGACCTTAGTGACTTTAAAGACTCAACTATTCGATCAAAGCTAAGAGACAAGATTTTCGATAGTAGCATCACAATTGTTCTCATAACAAAAGGGATGAAATCGTCATTCCAGAAAGAGTCTGAACAATGGATACCTTGGGAAATCTCATACTCGCTAAGAGAGTCAACCCGAGGCTTTAAAACTAGTAGACCGAACGCTATATTAGCTGTGGTTATTCCCGATAGAATGGGATCATACGATTACTTTATCCAAAATGGCAGTTGTATTCAGTGTAACTGTAGAATTTTGCGTACCGATACACTTTTTGAAGTCTTGAGAAAAAACATGTTTAATCAAAAATTACCTGAATTGAGTAATTGCGATAGTAATGTGCATACTGGCCAATCAGTCTATCTCGGCGAGCCATCCTATATTAAAGTGGTTAAGTGGAATGACTTTATCGCCGATATCGATGGTAACCTCGACTTAGCGCTTAAGCTCAGAGACAACATTGACAGCTACAACATTACAAAGACAGTAACTACCTCAGATAGTATGGCGTCAATGAATTTATTCGGTCGATGA
- a CDS encoding site-specific integrase, with translation MATKLALNQSGMSAETISKLSKLHEKLESSNDNIKRLKVPLPDLSAAIDPNHPEIEKVLKNMKIFEVTRGGLSEATQRNLFSTLRSWCSYTTDIGLRYAFPINTQIFFYWFVHLQLEEHKSYATIVTRKNLFSIFFKLMDMPDATKERMIVERFKGLKRDMAKADLNKVTQRVAVPFRAQHLNALLPLMRDLEQTGLKNLRDLCVLIIAYCTGIREGEIGTILRKNISFSNGSITIKRVVSKTSSAPVEKSITNEYAEILNNYLAIVDNAIVLFNKAIDKEESNIEKMEEGVLKEMAKKKVPVRLTETNTYIFSWIYQNSMFKNGTTPMPGETIDRVFERAYKLLYTHDKNAIKHPDYGRIWTGHSGRVGACIDGKVIHNMSEADLMSIGDWTNMSTVMRYLRATGHLEASNIKLQGSLKSS, from the coding sequence ATGGCGACAAAGTTAGCATTAAATCAAAGTGGGATGAGTGCGGAAACGATATCCAAGTTAAGTAAACTGCATGAAAAACTTGAAAGTAGTAATGACAACATCAAGCGTTTAAAAGTACCACTACCTGATCTGTCTGCGGCCATTGACCCGAATCATCCTGAAATAGAAAAAGTACTTAAAAACATGAAGATATTTGAGGTAACTAGGGGAGGGCTATCAGAAGCTACTCAAAGGAACCTGTTTTCTACGTTACGAAGTTGGTGTAGTTATACTACTGACATCGGGTTACGCTACGCATTTCCAATCAATACTCAAATATTTTTTTACTGGTTTGTTCATCTGCAGCTTGAAGAGCATAAATCCTATGCCACAATCGTAACTCGTAAGAACTTGTTCTCGATTTTTTTTAAGTTGATGGATATGCCTGACGCAACAAAAGAAAGGATGATAGTGGAACGCTTCAAGGGCTTGAAACGTGACATGGCCAAAGCTGATTTGAACAAAGTAACTCAGCGTGTCGCAGTTCCGTTCCGCGCCCAACACTTAAATGCACTTCTGCCGCTGATGCGGGACTTAGAACAAACAGGCTTAAAAAACCTACGGGATCTATGCGTATTGATCATTGCATACTGTACCGGAATCCGAGAGGGGGAAATAGGTACCATTCTTAGAAAAAACATTAGTTTTTCTAATGGTTCAATAACAATAAAAAGGGTGGTTTCGAAGACCAGTAGTGCTCCAGTTGAGAAATCAATTACCAATGAGTATGCTGAGATTTTAAATAATTACCTGGCCATTGTTGATAATGCCATTGTGTTGTTTAACAAGGCCATCGATAAAGAGGAATCAAACATAGAAAAGATGGAAGAAGGGGTGCTAAAGGAAATGGCAAAGAAAAAAGTACCGGTTCGTCTAACTGAAACCAATACGTATATCTTCAGCTGGATCTATCAAAATTCTATGTTTAAAAACGGAACTACGCCAATGCCAGGAGAAACGATTGATCGCGTATTTGAACGAGCATATAAGCTATTGTATACACATGATAAAAACGCCATTAAACACCCAGACTACGGAAGAATATGGACTGGACACTCAGGGCGAGTTGGTGCTTGCATAGATGGAAAAGTCATCCACAACATGAGCGAAGCGGATTTAATGTCGATTGGTGATTGGACAAATATGAGCACAGTGATGCGATACCTAAGAGCAACAGGCCACCTTGAAGCTTCAAACATAAAGCTTCAAGGAAGTCTAAAATCTTCATAA